A part of Corynebacterium lactis RW2-5 genomic DNA contains:
- a CDS encoding GNAT family N-acetyltransferase — protein MAHTISHDEAQGRYVLTVEGEEAGFAAYTPVEGALDFNHTVIDPRFQGQGLSKILISAALDDVRLSGRQVYASCSAVAGFVDKNPEYKDLLAE, from the coding sequence ATGGCACATACGATTTCGCACGATGAGGCTCAGGGGCGCTACGTCCTCACTGTCGAGGGCGAAGAGGCCGGTTTCGCCGCCTATACTCCAGTAGAGGGCGCTCTCGACTTTAATCACACTGTGATTGATCCCAGGTTTCAGGGGCAGGGGCTGTCCAAGATTCTAATTTCGGCTGCGCTGGATGATGTTCGCCTGAGTGGCCGCCAGGTCTACGCGAGCTGTTCCGCAGTTGCGGGCTTCGTGGATAAGAACCCTGAGTACAAGGATTTGCTCGCTGAGTAG
- a CDS encoding DUF5129 domain-containing protein: MVRTPDAPVSVSKILSAAAIAGLLCGGGAWAIASAATDAPQRESFVISAPAHRGIAQVEIHDPDNVLSPADEARLKRDASRIEAPDVVQQLHYIVFSSNHENVNDSVEEYLRDNRPDLIGDEKFVDGTIFVGVGLDPRQAFVFAGEDVADVLSLRDGSHLEGAVNAIKPGMKDNNIPAGLFAGASAATDAKALEQSQYQDAVDSRIGLMAGAGLGTGGAASAAVAGVGFYRRERKKKLAAARENLAFIAREYGSLGQRLDGIDIRANSLTSPLAHAAMRAEWEDVRDRFLDLHQSVEAYGGLTESGDPKQILSQADKIQDAADTTRQLSFAEDNIDKIFNIEHGNTEVRTQEITALRADIVQAEASLPDSNSGLYDSLTSARKEADFLAAKPDAPDFLDRYVQLLRDYQAALVVLKEKQMSEVEDTNELHRPALYEASYRPGYGYMDFVPYWALSSWHSANVESAQSNSSGNSVNSGFSSGFSGAGGSSSF, translated from the coding sequence ATGGTACGCACCCCAGACGCTCCAGTATCCGTTTCGAAAATCCTGAGTGCAGCAGCCATCGCCGGACTACTGTGCGGCGGAGGAGCCTGGGCGATAGCCTCCGCGGCTACAGATGCACCTCAACGCGAAAGTTTCGTAATCTCCGCACCGGCACACCGAGGAATAGCGCAAGTAGAAATTCACGACCCCGACAATGTGCTGAGTCCTGCAGATGAGGCTCGTTTGAAACGCGATGCATCTCGGATAGAGGCCCCTGACGTCGTCCAACAACTGCACTACATTGTCTTCTCCAGCAATCACGAAAACGTCAATGACTCGGTTGAGGAGTACCTACGCGACAACCGTCCGGATCTCATCGGCGACGAAAAGTTCGTAGACGGCACCATTTTCGTCGGAGTGGGTCTCGACCCTCGGCAGGCATTCGTCTTCGCTGGCGAGGATGTCGCAGATGTTCTCTCCCTCCGAGACGGCAGCCACTTAGAGGGCGCAGTCAATGCCATCAAGCCCGGAATGAAAGACAACAACATACCCGCCGGTCTGTTCGCCGGCGCTTCCGCCGCTACCGACGCTAAGGCCCTTGAACAATCTCAATACCAAGACGCGGTGGACTCCCGCATCGGGCTGATGGCAGGAGCGGGGCTCGGTACAGGTGGTGCAGCTTCTGCCGCCGTCGCAGGTGTCGGTTTCTACCGTCGCGAACGGAAGAAGAAGCTCGCGGCGGCACGCGAGAATCTCGCCTTCATCGCCCGGGAGTACGGCTCTCTAGGACAACGCCTCGACGGCATCGACATCCGGGCCAATTCTCTGACTTCTCCGCTGGCGCATGCCGCAATGCGGGCCGAATGGGAGGACGTTCGTGATAGGTTCTTGGACCTCCACCAAAGTGTCGAAGCATACGGAGGGCTTACTGAATCCGGAGACCCGAAGCAGATTCTTAGCCAAGCTGACAAAATCCAGGATGCCGCAGACACAACTCGACAGCTGTCCTTTGCGGAGGACAATATCGACAAGATTTTCAACATCGAGCATGGCAACACCGAGGTTCGAACGCAGGAAATCACAGCCCTCCGCGCAGATATCGTCCAGGCCGAGGCAAGCCTGCCCGACTCCAACTCCGGTTTGTACGACAGTCTTACCTCCGCGCGTAAAGAGGCTGATTTCCTTGCAGCGAAGCCGGACGCACCTGACTTTCTGGATCGTTACGTTCAGCTACTCAGGGACTACCAAGCAGCATTAGTAGTGCTGAAGGAAAAGCAGATGAGCGAGGTCGAGGACACCAACGAGCTGCACAGGCCAGCTCTCTACGAAGCGAGCTACCGTCCCGGATACGGCTACATGGATTTCGTTCCTTACTGGGCACTCAGCAGTTGGCACAGTGCGAACGTCGAGTCAGCGCAGTCAAACTCCAGCGGAAATTCCGTAAACTCGGGATTCAGCTCAGGATTCTCCGGCGCAGGTGGTTCTTCCAGTTTCTAG
- a CDS encoding AMP-dependent synthetase/ligase: MTLANPHPSAASNAAPNEFNAPQAHDQSPPINLRGVPRPTNAPKATWSANGIPSSEAEQIDREILDNPAASIGHLLQRRAATTPDKVAYRFRDPNEQWQSFTWDQFNDRVQQLAAGLLEVGVTKDSAAAIIAGTSISWVEADISLMSIGAQSIAIYPTSISEDISYILRDSNSRIAIVEDASQVEKLLSVRQELPQLDHVYVIDPAFDFATITDEDSREWLSPLEELRTLGSQYLQQDSDVANRAIAAVDHETVACLQYTSGTTGKPKGAIITHGAWVKNVASVCSIGSIYNDDVHFIWLPMAHLFGRFLVYLSADAGVPTAIDGRIDKIVENLQEVKPTVMGGAPRIFEKAYSAIMAQFDGDGVKAKLGKVSMRLALEDTERRLVGKRSSAWHRAKLAIADRVVLSKIRAALGGNVRMFISGSAPINQDITKWFTAMGMPIAEGYGLTEGCITHLTRLDAFRIGTIGWPLPGVDARLADDGELLIRSDWNLLGYHNRPDATKEVLPGGSYMYTGDIAHIDDGYFYITDRKKSLFKTSNGKYVAPAAIESEFKGLCPIAMELATYGEGHKFIVGMVILEEKATQAWCEANGIEADSFTEMTQHPKVVEFVQQCLAKLNERLNSWEQVKRFRILDRELTLEADELTASLKMRRKHVHETMKEQFEALYEDPLAPGCHDSAGVTWVSFAQPALDEHPVLDDAHDIHLRRRRKP; the protein is encoded by the coding sequence ATGACGCTTGCAAACCCTCACCCATCAGCAGCTTCCAACGCTGCGCCGAACGAGTTCAATGCCCCACAGGCCCACGACCAATCCCCGCCAATCAACTTGCGAGGCGTTCCCCGCCCCACCAATGCCCCTAAAGCAACCTGGTCTGCAAACGGAATCCCAAGCTCCGAGGCAGAGCAAATCGACCGCGAAATCCTCGACAACCCAGCTGCCAGCATCGGCCACCTACTCCAGCGTCGCGCGGCAACCACTCCTGACAAGGTCGCGTACCGCTTTCGCGACCCGAACGAGCAGTGGCAATCATTCACCTGGGACCAGTTCAACGACCGCGTCCAGCAGCTCGCCGCAGGCCTACTCGAGGTCGGCGTAACCAAGGATTCCGCCGCGGCAATCATCGCCGGCACCAGCATCTCATGGGTAGAGGCGGACATCTCCCTGATGTCCATCGGAGCGCAGTCCATCGCCATCTACCCGACCTCCATTTCGGAAGACATCTCCTACATCCTGCGCGATTCCAACTCCCGTATCGCGATCGTCGAAGATGCCTCGCAAGTAGAAAAGCTACTTTCCGTCAGACAGGAGCTCCCCCAGCTCGATCATGTCTACGTTATCGACCCTGCATTCGATTTCGCCACCATCACAGACGAGGACTCCAGGGAGTGGCTATCTCCACTAGAGGAGTTGCGCACCCTCGGGTCGCAGTACCTCCAGCAGGATTCAGATGTCGCCAATCGCGCCATCGCCGCCGTCGACCATGAAACGGTTGCCTGCCTGCAGTACACCTCGGGCACCACAGGCAAGCCGAAGGGCGCCATCATCACCCATGGCGCATGGGTAAAAAATGTCGCATCGGTATGCTCCATCGGCTCCATCTACAACGATGATGTCCACTTCATCTGGCTTCCGATGGCCCACCTATTCGGCCGCTTCCTCGTCTACCTTTCCGCCGACGCCGGGGTGCCTACCGCCATCGACGGTCGCATCGACAAAATCGTGGAGAATCTCCAGGAGGTCAAGCCCACTGTCATGGGCGGCGCGCCGCGCATTTTCGAGAAGGCCTACTCCGCCATCATGGCCCAGTTCGATGGCGACGGTGTGAAGGCAAAACTCGGCAAAGTCAGCATGCGCCTGGCACTTGAGGACACGGAACGCAGGCTCGTCGGCAAGCGGAGTTCGGCATGGCACCGCGCCAAACTGGCGATTGCAGACCGCGTGGTGCTGTCGAAAATCCGCGCGGCGCTCGGCGGGAATGTGCGCATGTTCATTTCGGGCTCCGCCCCGATTAATCAGGACATCACTAAGTGGTTCACCGCCATGGGCATGCCAATCGCCGAAGGCTACGGCCTCACCGAGGGCTGCATCACCCACCTCACCCGCCTCGATGCCTTCCGCATCGGCACTATCGGCTGGCCGCTGCCAGGGGTTGATGCCCGGCTTGCCGACGACGGGGAGTTACTCATCCGAAGTGACTGGAACCTTCTCGGCTACCACAACCGGCCAGACGCCACGAAGGAAGTCCTTCCCGGCGGCAGCTACATGTACACGGGTGACATCGCACACATAGACGACGGTTACTTCTACATCACTGACCGAAAGAAGTCACTGTTCAAGACCTCCAACGGCAAGTACGTCGCGCCCGCGGCAATCGAGTCGGAGTTCAAGGGCCTGTGCCCCATCGCGATGGAGCTGGCCACCTACGGAGAGGGCCACAAGTTCATAGTTGGCATGGTCATACTCGAAGAGAAGGCGACACAGGCCTGGTGCGAGGCCAACGGCATCGAGGCGGATTCCTTTACCGAGATGACCCAGCATCCGAAGGTCGTGGAGTTCGTCCAGCAATGTCTCGCGAAGCTGAACGAACGACTGAACTCGTGGGAACAGGTCAAACGCTTCCGCATCCTGGACCGCGAGCTGACCCTGGAGGCCGACGAACTGACAGCGAGCCTGAAGATGCGTCGCAAGCACGTCCACGAAACCATGAAGGAGCAATTCGAGGCGCTATACGAAGACCCACTAGCGCCAGGTTGTCACGACTCCGCCGGAGTCACCTGGGTCAGCTTCGCCCAGCCGGCACTGGACGAGCACCCGGTCTTGGACGATGCTCACGATATCCACCTACGCCGCCGCAGGAAGCCCTAG
- a CDS encoding NUDIX hydrolase has product MATPDFILELRDKIGHAPLWLPGITAVVLKEVPPGAPIHQLPEVLLVRRADNGEWTPVTGIIDPNEEPHVAAVREVKEETGLDVMVEALLGTGAVGPVEYPNGDVTSYVDIAMRCAVASAEPGADTPHVADDESVEVGWFQVSKMPPMKPRFRLIIADAVAQLNHPTGYRPRMGYYKRES; this is encoded by the coding sequence ATGGCTACTCCTGACTTCATCCTGGAACTGCGCGACAAGATTGGCCACGCTCCGCTATGGCTGCCGGGAATAACTGCGGTGGTTTTGAAGGAGGTTCCGCCCGGGGCTCCCATTCACCAGCTACCGGAGGTGCTGCTGGTTCGGCGGGCGGACAATGGCGAGTGGACCCCGGTGACGGGGATAATCGACCCGAACGAGGAACCCCATGTCGCGGCCGTGCGCGAGGTCAAGGAGGAAACGGGGCTCGACGTGATGGTGGAGGCGCTGCTCGGCACCGGCGCGGTGGGCCCTGTCGAGTACCCCAACGGCGACGTGACCTCGTACGTTGATATCGCGATGCGATGCGCCGTCGCGAGCGCCGAGCCCGGGGCGGACACCCCGCACGTGGCGGACGACGAGTCGGTCGAGGTGGGCTGGTTCCAGGTCTCGAAGATGCCTCCGATGAAACCGCGATTCCGGCTCATTATCGCCGACGCGGTGGCCCAGCTAAATCATCCGACCGGATATCGCCCGCGGATGGGCTACTACAAGCGGGAAAGCTGA
- a CDS encoding cytochrome ubiquinol oxidase subunit I — MDVVDISRWQFGITTVYHFLFVPLTIGLAPLVAIMQTLWATTKNDLWYRATRFFGTVFIINFAMGVATGIVQEFQFGMNWSEYSRMIGDVFGGPLALEGLIAFFLESTFLGLWIFGWGRIPTWAHTASIWVVAIAVNISAYFIIVANSFMQHPVGAIYNPETHRAELTDLGALLTNPTALAAFPHAVAGSFLTAGTLILGISGWWIVHSRRGGESNTVYEQTFRKAGRIGWWATVLASIAVAITGDIQAKIMFVQQPMKMASAESLCHTQTDPMFSVLTVGTHNNCDSVSHWLELPWVLPFLAEGKFSGVTLQGVQDLQKQAEAMFGPGNYAPNLFVTYWSFRAMIGLMAGSLAIAFFAWLFTRRGLVPTGRWSRLFALGSLLAIPFPFVANSAGWVFTEMGRQPWIVHPNPDHAGDPRTELIRMTVDMGVSDHAPTTVLITLIGFTAIYLALAVVWFWLIRRAVIAGPPIDAPNHPAVTATGVSAAHSAMPGPSAPVATDLGARVSSPVRFAQCRPVESER, encoded by the coding sequence ATGGATGTCGTCGATATATCCCGCTGGCAGTTCGGCATAACCACCGTCTACCACTTCCTATTCGTCCCCCTGACCATCGGCCTTGCCCCACTCGTCGCCATCATGCAGACGCTGTGGGCCACGACCAAAAACGACCTCTGGTACCGTGCCACTCGCTTCTTTGGCACGGTCTTCATCATCAACTTCGCTATGGGTGTCGCAACCGGCATCGTCCAGGAGTTCCAATTCGGCATGAACTGGTCCGAATACTCCCGGATGATTGGCGACGTCTTCGGCGGACCGCTGGCCCTCGAAGGCCTGATCGCGTTCTTTTTAGAATCGACCTTCCTGGGCCTGTGGATTTTCGGATGGGGCCGAATCCCCACCTGGGCTCACACTGCGTCAATCTGGGTCGTCGCCATCGCGGTGAATATCTCCGCGTACTTCATTATCGTCGCGAACTCCTTCATGCAGCACCCGGTGGGCGCCATCTACAACCCGGAGACGCACCGTGCGGAGCTCACAGACCTCGGGGCCCTGCTAACCAATCCCACCGCGCTAGCCGCCTTTCCCCACGCAGTCGCCGGTTCTTTCCTCACCGCGGGCACGCTGATCCTCGGTATCAGCGGCTGGTGGATTGTCCACAGCCGCCGCGGCGGGGAGAGCAACACCGTCTACGAGCAGACCTTCCGCAAGGCGGGCCGAATTGGCTGGTGGGCCACCGTCCTCGCCTCCATAGCTGTCGCAATCACCGGCGATATTCAGGCGAAAATCATGTTCGTGCAGCAGCCGATGAAGATGGCCTCCGCGGAGTCTCTATGCCACACCCAAACGGACCCGATGTTCTCCGTCCTCACCGTCGGCACGCACAACAACTGTGATTCCGTGTCGCACTGGTTGGAGCTTCCCTGGGTGCTGCCTTTCCTCGCTGAGGGCAAGTTCTCGGGCGTCACACTTCAGGGTGTCCAGGACTTGCAAAAGCAGGCGGAAGCGATGTTCGGCCCCGGCAACTACGCTCCAAATCTCTTCGTCACCTACTGGTCCTTCCGCGCCATGATTGGCCTGATGGCCGGTTCCCTGGCAATCGCGTTTTTCGCCTGGCTGTTCACCCGGCGCGGCCTCGTCCCGACGGGCCGGTGGTCTCGTCTCTTCGCCCTGGGCTCGCTACTGGCCATCCCGTTCCCGTTCGTCGCCAACAGCGCCGGGTGGGTATTCACGGAAATGGGCCGCCAGCCCTGGATCGTCCACCCCAACCCCGACCACGCCGGCGATCCTCGCACGGAGCTAATCCGTATGACCGTCGACATGGGCGTTTCTGATCACGCACCCACGACGGTACTGATCACGCTCATCGGTTTCACCGCAATCTATCTCGCGCTCGCCGTGGTCTGGTTCTGGCTGATTCGCCGGGCGGTCATCGCTGGCCCGCCTATCGACGCCCCGAACCACCCCGCCGTCACAGCTACCGGGGTATCGGCAGCACACTCGGCGATGCCCGGGCCTTCGGCACCTGTCGCAACCGACCTCGGTGCGAGGGTTAGCTCCCCGGTCCGTTTCGCGCAGTGCCGACCCGTCGAGTCAGAAAGGTAG
- the cydB gene encoding cytochrome d ubiquinol oxidase subunit II, with protein MFGLDLPVVWFVLVAFLFAGYFLLEGFDFGVGMLLPFLGRGEPRRKAMLGTIGPVWDGNEVWLITAGGALFAAFPEWYASMFSGFYLPLFLILVALIVRIVGLEWRSKVHEDSWRAWCDGAIVFGSWLPPILWGVAVSNLIRGVPLDANRNLDSGFGTLLGLLNPYALLGGAAFASVFALHAVAFLRLKTAGTLREALGRAVPIPAAAALLFGSAFLLWTQLAYGKPWVWVPLVVAAAGLALAVVAIAAGRDGLGFIASSVTVVTVTVVVFGSMFPFLMPSTAPGGVSLDIWNASSNPYTLKIMTWAAIAVTPLVLLYQSWTYWAFRKRLTADRAAMPTE; from the coding sequence ATGTTTGGGCTAGATCTTCCCGTCGTCTGGTTTGTTCTCGTTGCGTTCCTTTTCGCCGGGTATTTCCTCCTGGAAGGCTTCGACTTCGGTGTCGGAATGCTGCTGCCTTTCCTTGGCCGTGGGGAGCCACGTCGTAAAGCGATGCTGGGCACAATCGGTCCGGTGTGGGATGGCAACGAGGTGTGGCTGATTACCGCGGGAGGAGCGCTCTTCGCGGCGTTCCCCGAGTGGTATGCGTCGATGTTTTCGGGCTTCTACCTTCCCCTGTTTCTCATCCTGGTGGCATTGATCGTGCGAATCGTGGGCCTGGAGTGGCGCTCGAAGGTGCACGAGGATTCGTGGCGCGCCTGGTGCGATGGCGCGATTGTGTTCGGCTCGTGGCTGCCTCCGATTCTGTGGGGCGTGGCGGTGTCGAACCTCATCCGCGGCGTGCCGTTGGACGCGAACAGGAATCTCGATTCGGGTTTCGGCACGCTTTTAGGGTTGCTAAACCCGTACGCCCTGCTTGGCGGCGCCGCCTTTGCCTCCGTCTTTGCCCTGCACGCGGTCGCATTCCTGCGCCTGAAGACGGCGGGCACGCTGCGGGAGGCCCTCGGGCGCGCGGTGCCGATCCCCGCTGCGGCGGCGCTGCTATTCGGCAGCGCTTTCCTGCTGTGGACACAGCTGGCCTATGGCAAGCCGTGGGTGTGGGTTCCGCTTGTCGTCGCGGCAGCGGGACTGGCGCTGGCAGTCGTCGCCATCGCCGCTGGTCGCGACGGCCTCGGATTCATTGCCAGCTCAGTCACTGTGGTCACCGTGACGGTGGTAGTTTTCGGATCGATGTTCCCGTTCCTGATGCCCTCCACGGCACCCGGTGGGGTGTCGCTGGACATCTGGAACGCGTCCTCCAACCCGTACACGCTGAAGATTATGACCTGGGCCGCCATTGCGGTGACGCCGTTGGTCCTTCTCTACCAGTCGTGGACTTACTGGGCTTTCCGCAAGCGCCTGACCGCCGACCGTGCCGCGATGCCGACCGAGTGA
- a CDS encoding ABC transporter transmembrane domain-containing protein — translation MSTTVAAARGPIDPNLLALSTPVRRWIFVAGVLTTLNVAATITLGLAIGITVARVLGEGDPAWPLFAAVSLTAAAAKVACSWALTRFGEAVGAEAASTLRADALRALALKDPRTVDLSAWRATLTVGIDGVAVYIAEFLPSIVAAALATPIALFTVAFLDLYSFAIAAVTLPLVPLFMWLVGRLTEGRTERRLADIGTVRSQILDLITGLPTLRAHGIASAPDAEIRRLSEQHRDSSMAVLRVAFLSSMVLEFLTTLSIALIAVSIGFRLLDGSSTLSTGLAVLIIAPEIYAPIRAVGHKFHAAQDGLVAAREVTALLSAPSPVASEESSASGTEVAPTVEFRDFSAPGRDGCRPYLLSAVAGPGRVTVLAGPNGVGKTTALLAAAGIVTENLCGQVRVTVHGPELLRRIAWVPQRPVLDPASIGDDSRRSLGQRQRQALQLALSDPSRNLVLADEPTAHLDSDSAREVIDSLRERARRGATVLVSSHDPLLIDAADDVVEVRAK, via the coding sequence ATGAGCACGACCGTGGCGGCGGCTCGAGGACCGATTGACCCGAATCTTTTGGCTCTTTCCACGCCGGTCCGTCGGTGGATTTTCGTCGCTGGAGTCCTGACCACGCTCAATGTCGCCGCGACTATCACCCTGGGCTTGGCTATCGGAATCACCGTGGCCAGAGTCCTCGGGGAAGGCGACCCCGCCTGGCCCCTTTTCGCCGCCGTTTCGTTGACCGCTGCGGCCGCGAAGGTCGCCTGTTCATGGGCTCTGACCAGGTTCGGCGAGGCTGTCGGCGCGGAGGCGGCCTCTACCCTGCGGGCCGATGCGCTCCGGGCTCTCGCGTTGAAGGATCCGCGCACCGTCGATCTCTCCGCGTGGCGAGCAACCCTCACCGTCGGCATCGACGGCGTTGCCGTCTACATCGCGGAGTTCCTCCCCAGCATCGTCGCAGCAGCGCTGGCCACTCCCATCGCACTGTTCACCGTCGCTTTTCTGGACCTGTACTCGTTCGCCATCGCTGCAGTAACGCTCCCCCTTGTGCCCCTTTTCATGTGGCTGGTCGGCCGCCTGACCGAGGGACGCACCGAGCGCCGCCTGGCGGATATCGGCACCGTCCGCTCCCAAATCCTCGACCTCATCACCGGACTGCCAACCCTACGTGCCCACGGCATCGCGTCGGCACCCGACGCCGAAATCCGCCGACTGTCCGAGCAGCACCGGGACTCCTCCATGGCCGTGCTCCGCGTGGCCTTCCTTTCCTCCATGGTCCTCGAGTTTTTAACCACGCTATCTATCGCGCTCATAGCCGTCAGCATCGGCTTCAGGCTTCTCGACGGCTCCAGCACCCTCAGCACCGGGCTCGCCGTCTTGATTATCGCCCCGGAAATCTACGCGCCCATCCGCGCCGTGGGGCACAAGTTCCACGCGGCCCAGGACGGTCTAGTCGCTGCCCGCGAGGTCACGGCCCTGCTCAGTGCACCGAGCCCGGTGGCGAGCGAGGAGTCGTCGGCAAGCGGAACGGAGGTGGCGCCGACGGTAGAGTTCCGAGACTTCTCCGCGCCCGGCCGTGACGGGTGCCGCCCCTACCTGCTCAGCGCGGTGGCAGGGCCTGGGCGGGTGACCGTGCTGGCTGGGCCGAATGGCGTGGGCAAGACGACCGCGCTGCTGGCCGCGGCTGGAATAGTGACGGAGAATCTCTGCGGGCAGGTGCGGGTGACCGTACACGGCCCCGAACTGCTCCGCCGCATCGCTTGGGTGCCGCAGCGGCCGGTCCTCGACCCGGCCTCAATTGGGGATGACTCGCGGCGCTCCCTCGGCCAGCGGCAACGTCAGGCGCTGCAGCTCGCGCTGTCGGATCCTAGCCGTAACCTTGTGCTTGCCGACGAGCCCACCGCGCACCTCGACTCCGACAGCGCACGCGAGGTCATCGATTCCCTGCGCGAGCGCGCCCGGCGCGGAGCTACGGTGCTGGTCAGCAGCCACGACCCGCTGCTTATCGACGCCGCCGACGACGTCGTGGAGGTGCGTGCGAAGTGA
- the cydC gene encoding thiol reductant ABC exporter subunit CydC, giving the protein MNGLRRPAGTGPDAGVLRSLRGLIGLRELLWPVFAGTVTLLSALSLTVVSAWLITRSWQMPPLMEITVAVTSVRALGISRSVFRYIDRLAAHHVALTAAERSRLALWRNLSGKPQVAGCGRGELAGLLGTDVDTLANVVVRFVIPTLIAATTSILAVCFAAVLSVPSAAVLAVGLAVAGMAAPYLIYRTTVAGVDPRARALTDTASAIESVLVDSAGLRIRGQLDEAIAAATRSTTAVARIDRHTGNAAGRASALATAASTLCAVATVGIAAYLMGTAHSPEWLTVLVLIPLAAFESVAALPAGAQTLARSRLSLITLADAPSTGAVGPSGATIPADLPLELAAPLLRVHDLETAHGNLGPWNFELPFGEYKEITAPSGSGKTTLLKTLAGAISPLSGRVEIVADSRPLPPVPEVVRFVAEDEHIFATTVRDNIAVGNPKATAGEIAEVTTALGLAEWVSRLPDGLDTVLADGADSLSGGQRRRLILARALVSTAPILLLDEPTEHIDEASEAILQLLRDGCAHGTLPGARGRRSVVVVRHPRQVRQ; this is encoded by the coding sequence GTGAACGGATTGAGGCGGCCCGCAGGCACAGGCCCGGACGCGGGCGTCCTGCGCAGCCTCCGGGGGCTCATCGGCCTGCGCGAACTTCTGTGGCCAGTCTTTGCCGGGACCGTGACGCTGCTGTCAGCGCTGAGTCTCACTGTGGTTTCCGCATGGTTGATCACGCGCTCATGGCAAATGCCACCGCTGATGGAGATTACGGTGGCCGTCACCTCCGTGCGGGCCCTAGGTATTTCTCGGTCGGTGTTCCGTTACATAGACAGGCTGGCCGCGCACCACGTCGCTCTGACCGCTGCGGAGCGTTCCCGCCTGGCGCTGTGGCGCAATCTCTCGGGAAAGCCACAGGTTGCGGGGTGTGGCCGCGGCGAGCTAGCGGGGCTTCTCGGCACGGATGTCGACACACTGGCGAACGTGGTCGTCCGCTTTGTCATCCCGACACTCATCGCAGCTACAACCTCTATTCTCGCCGTCTGCTTCGCGGCTGTTCTCTCCGTTCCATCCGCCGCAGTGCTCGCCGTCGGTCTTGCTGTCGCGGGCATGGCCGCGCCGTACCTGATTTACCGCACCACCGTCGCCGGGGTGGATCCTCGCGCGAGAGCCCTCACCGACACCGCTAGCGCGATTGAGTCCGTCCTCGTCGACTCCGCCGGCCTGCGCATCCGGGGCCAGCTCGACGAGGCGATTGCGGCCGCCACCCGTTCGACCACCGCCGTCGCGCGCATTGACCGCCATACAGGCAACGCGGCCGGCAGAGCCTCCGCGCTCGCCACCGCCGCCTCCACGCTGTGCGCCGTCGCCACCGTCGGCATCGCCGCCTACCTGATGGGCACTGCGCACAGCCCCGAATGGCTCACCGTCCTAGTCCTGATTCCCCTGGCCGCCTTCGAATCCGTCGCGGCGCTGCCCGCGGGAGCCCAAACTCTCGCCCGCTCCCGCTTAAGCCTCATCACGCTTGCCGACGCCCCCTCCACCGGCGCCGTCGGCCCTAGCGGCGCGACTATTCCCGCAGACCTTCCTCTAGAGTTGGCGGCGCCGCTGCTGCGCGTCCACGACTTGGAAACCGCGCACGGAAACCTGGGGCCATGGAACTTTGAGCTGCCCTTCGGCGAGTACAAGGAGATCACGGCGCCGTCGGGAAGCGGGAAGACCACGCTGCTAAAGACACTGGCCGGGGCCATTTCCCCACTCAGCGGTCGGGTGGAGATTGTGGCCGATTCGCGACCGTTGCCGCCTGTGCCGGAGGTAGTTCGCTTTGTCGCCGAAGACGAGCACATCTTTGCCACGACCGTCCGCGACAATATTGCGGTCGGCAACCCTAAGGCGACCGCGGGCGAAATTGCCGAGGTCACCACGGCCCTGGGGCTTGCCGAATGGGTCAGCAGGCTGCCGGATGGCTTGGATACGGTGCTCGCCGACGGGGCCGACAGCCTCTCGGGCGGCCAGCGACGTCGCCTCATCCTCGCGCGTGCACTGGTGAGCACCGCTCCGATTCTGCTACTCGATGAGCCGACCGAACATATAGACGAAGCTTCCGAGGCAATCCTTCAGCTCCTGCGCGACGGCTGCGCCCATGGCACTCTGCCCGGGGCACGCGGTCGGCGCAGCGTTGTAGTTGTTCGCCACCCTCGGCAAGTGCGACAATGA